A single genomic interval of Meleagris gallopavo isolate NT-WF06-2002-E0010 breed Aviagen turkey brand Nicholas breeding stock chromosome 6, Turkey_5.1, whole genome shotgun sequence harbors:
- the LOC104911406 gene encoding neurabin-1-like isoform X1 — MLQKSASSKSLTERSSSLPHCVPFTRYGESGKGSNSSSNLPSPTSSTEPSSENISPAKKGSKNFTFNDDFSPSSTSSADLSGLGAEPKTPGFSHSLALSSDESLDMIDDEILDDGQSPKHSQCQNRAVQEWSVQQVSHWLMSLNLEQYVSEFSAQNINGEHLLQLDGSKLKALGMTSSQDRAIVKKKLKEMKASLEKARKAQEKMEKQREKLRKKEQEQLQRKSKKTDKSSSEATEGTNEQ; from the exons ATGCTGCAGAAATCAGCCAGCAGTAAATCTTTAACAGAACGATCCTCCTCTCTCCCACACTGTGTACCATTCACACGGTATGGAGAGAGTGGCAAGGGATCCAATTCTTCTAGCAACCTGCCGTCACCTACCAGCTCAACAGAACCTTCCTCTGAAAACATAAGCCCAGCTAAAAAAGGGTCAAAG aatTTCACATTCAATGATGACTTCAGTCCCAGCAGCACAAGTTCAGCTGATCTGAGTGGTTTAGGAGCAGAACCCAAAACCCCAGGTTTCTCACACTCCTTAGCACTATCATCAGATGAG AGCCTGGATATGATTGATGATGAG ATCCTCGATGACGGACAGTCTCCAAAACACAGTCAGTGCCAGAACCGGGCTGTTCAGGAGTGGTCTGTGCAGCAGGTTTCCCACTGGTTAATGAGCCTGAACCTTGAACAGTACGTTTCTGAATTCAGCGCCCAGAACATTAATGGGGAGCATCTCCTTCAACTGGATGGGAGTAAGCTTAAG GCTCTTGGTATGACATCTTCCCAGGACAGGGCAATCGTTAAAAAAAAGctaaaggaaatgaaagcatCTCTGGAGAAAGCTCGCAAAGCccaagagaaaatggaaaagcaaagggaaaagctTCGGAAGAAGGAACAAGAGCAACTGCAGaggaaatcaaagaaaacagacaagTCTTCGTCAGAAGCAACAGAGGGCACTAATGAGCAGTGA
- the LOC104911406 gene encoding neurabin-1-like isoform X2 → MLQKSASSKSLTERSSSLPHCVPFTRYGESGKGSNSSSNLPSPTSSTEPSSENISPAKKGSKNFTFNDDFSPSSTSSADLSGLGAEPKTPGFSHSLALSSDEILDDGQSPKHSQCQNRAVQEWSVQQVSHWLMSLNLEQYVSEFSAQNINGEHLLQLDGSKLKALGMTSSQDRAIVKKKLKEMKASLEKARKAQEKMEKQREKLRKKEQEQLQRKSKKTDKSSSEATEGTNEQ, encoded by the exons ATGCTGCAGAAATCAGCCAGCAGTAAATCTTTAACAGAACGATCCTCCTCTCTCCCACACTGTGTACCATTCACACGGTATGGAGAGAGTGGCAAGGGATCCAATTCTTCTAGCAACCTGCCGTCACCTACCAGCTCAACAGAACCTTCCTCTGAAAACATAAGCCCAGCTAAAAAAGGGTCAAAG aatTTCACATTCAATGATGACTTCAGTCCCAGCAGCACAAGTTCAGCTGATCTGAGTGGTTTAGGAGCAGAACCCAAAACCCCAGGTTTCTCACACTCCTTAGCACTATCATCAGATGAG ATCCTCGATGACGGACAGTCTCCAAAACACAGTCAGTGCCAGAACCGGGCTGTTCAGGAGTGGTCTGTGCAGCAGGTTTCCCACTGGTTAATGAGCCTGAACCTTGAACAGTACGTTTCTGAATTCAGCGCCCAGAACATTAATGGGGAGCATCTCCTTCAACTGGATGGGAGTAAGCTTAAG GCTCTTGGTATGACATCTTCCCAGGACAGGGCAATCGTTAAAAAAAAGctaaaggaaatgaaagcatCTCTGGAGAAAGCTCGCAAAGCccaagagaaaatggaaaagcaaagggaaaagctTCGGAAGAAGGAACAAGAGCAACTGCAGaggaaatcaaagaaaacagacaagTCTTCGTCAGAAGCAACAGAGGGCACTAATGAGCAGTGA
- the LOC100303695 gene encoding serum paraoxonase/arylesterase 2 precursor (The RefSeq protein aligns at 93% coverage compared to this genomic sequence): MGKVLAAALIGIAAALAAERLLAFRNRLNATREVDPVALPNCRLIKGIEAGSEDIDILPNGLAFISSGLKYPGLKSLAPDKPGEIFLMDLNEKKPKASELRISRGFDLGSFNPHGISTYIDKDDTVYLFVVNHPHQKSTVELFKFMEEDNSLLHLKTIRHDLLTSVNDVVAVGPDSFYATNDHYFYDFILMFLEMYLGLTWSNVVYYSPKEVKEVAAGFYSANGINISPDKKYIYIADIFDHNVHVMEKHADWNLTHVKTLQLDTLADNLSVDPDTGDIWTGCHPNGMKLFYNDPDNPPASEVLRIQNILAEQPTVTRVYAENGSVLQGTSVATVYNRKLLIGTVYHRALYCEL; this comes from the exons CAGGAACAGACTCAATGCTACACGAGAAGTTGACCCTGTAGCCCTCCCGAATTGCCGGCTCATCAAAGGGATCG AAGCTGGTTCAGAAGACATTGACATCCTTCCTAATGGACTGGCTTTCATCAGCTCT GGTTTGAAATACCCAGGATTGAAGAGCCTTGCACCAGACAAGCCAGGTGAAATTTTTTTGATggatttgaatgaaaaaaagccaaaagcaTCTGAACTGAGAATCAGCCGTGGATTTGATTTGGGATCGTTTAACCCTCATGGGATCAGCACTTACATAGACAAAG aTGACACCGTGTACCTCTTTGTTGTGAATCATCCACACCAGAAGAGCACAGTAGAATTGTTTAAATTTATGGAAGAGGACAATTCTCTTCTACATCTGAAAACCATTCGACACGACCTTCTGACAAG tgtgaATGATGTAGTAGCTGTGGGGCCTGACAGCTTTTACGCTACCAATGACCACTACTTCTATGACTTCATCTTGATGTTCTTGGAAATGTACTTGGGTTTAACTTGGTCAAATGTGGTTTACTACAGTCCAAAAGAAGTTAAAGAAGTGGCAGCTGGGTTTTATTCAGCCAATGGAATTAACATTTCACCCGACAAAAA GTACATCTATATTGCAGATATATTTGATCATAATGTCCATGTTATGGAAAAGCATGCTGATTGGAATTTAACCCATGTCAAG ACGCTGCAGCTGGACACTCTTGCCGATAACTTGTCTGTTGATCCTGACACTGGGGATATCtggacaggatgccatccaaatGGGATGAAGCTATTCTACAATGACCCAGATAACCCTCCTGCCTCTGAG GTCCTGCGCATCCAGAACATCCTGGCGGAGCAGCCCACGGTGACACGCGTCTATGCTGAGAATGGCTCCGTGCTGCAGGGGACCTCGGTGGCAACAGTCTACAACAGGAAACTGCTCATTGGCACTGTCTACCACAGAGCCTTGTACTGTGAGCTATAG